The Acidimicrobiales bacterium nucleotide sequence GGGCCATCCGCCCTCGATGAACGTCACGCCGAGATGGTCGAGTTGCTCGGCCACGCGCAGCTTGTCGTCGACCGTCAGCGACAGGCCCTCCTGCTGGGATCCGTCGCGCAGCGTGGTGTCGAAGATGTCGACGGCCTCCGGCAGCACCGGCAGATCGAAGGCATGGCTGCCGGTCCCGTGGGCATGGCTGCCGGTCCCGTGGGCATGACGGTCACTCGGCATATTCGAGCCAGTCCTTGTACCGGTCGACCTGGCCGCGCACGGCTGCGAAGTAGGTCTCTTGGATCTTCTGGGTGACCGGTCCCGGGCGACCTTCCCCGACGGTGCGGTCGTCGACCTCGCGGATCGGCACGACCTCGGCCGCCGTTCCCGTGAGGAACGCCTCGTCGGCGGTGTAGAGGTCGGTGCGCACCAGGGCCTCGTCGACGACCTCGTAGCCCAGGTCGGTGGCAATGGTCCGGACCGAATCCTGGGTGATCCCGGCAAGCGCGCCGGACTCGGAGGTCGGAGGGGTGACGATGCGGTCGCCTCGCACCACGAAGATGTTCTCCCCCGTGCACTCCGACACGCGGCCGTCGGGGGCGAGCAGCAGGGCCTCGTCGTAACCCGCCTTGAGTGCCTCGACCTTGGCCAGCGAGGAGTTCACGTACATGCCGGTGCCCTTGGCCGCTGTGGGGACGGCGTTGGGGTCGTGCCGCTGCCAGGACGACACCTTGAGGCGGATGCCGTTGGCGACCCCCTCGTCACCCAGATACGTCCCCCAGGGCCACGCCGCGATAGCCACGCTGACGGGACACGGCAGGGGGTTGAGGCCCATCTCGCCGTACCCCAGGTAGACGATGGGACGGATGTAGCACCCGTCGTCGAGGCCGTTGACCGCGACGACCTGCTTGGTGGCCGACACCAGATCGTCGACGCCGTAGGGGACGTCGATCAAGAAGACCTTCGCCGACGTGAACAGGCGCCGAATGTGGTCGGTGAGCCGGAAGACAGCCACCCCGGAGGTGGTCGGGTAGGCACGGATGCCCTCGAACACACCCGATCCGTAGTGGAGCGAGTGCGTGAGCACGTGGACTCGTGCCTGGTCCCAGTCGACGAGCTTACCGTCGAGCCAGATCTTTTCGGTCGGTGTGATTGGCACGGGCTCAGAGCCTTTCTGCAATGGCGTCGCCCACCGCGACGGTGGACGGCACGGTGGATCCGGGCGACTGTTCGGTCAGGTAGGTGGTGACAGCCTTGGAGATGCGCTCTGCGGCGTCGGGCTCGCCGAGGTGCTCGAGCATCAACGCCGCCGACCGCACGGCGGCGAGCGGGTTCGCCCTGCCGGTCCCGGCGATGTCGTGGGCTGCGCCGTGCACCGGCTCGAAGAGCGAGGGGCCCACGCGCGAGGGGTTCAGGTTCGCCGAAGCGGCGAACCCGATCCCGCCCGCGATGGCACCCGCGAGGTCGGTGAGGATGTCACCGAACAGGTTGTCTGTGACAACCACGTCGTAGCGACCTGGCTGCTCGACGAGGTAGATGCACGCCGCGTCCACGTGGTTGTAGTCGTGCGTCACCGTGGAGAATTCCTTGG carries:
- a CDS encoding branched-chain amino acid transaminase, with translation MPITPTEKIWLDGKLVDWDQARVHVLTHSLHYGSGVFEGIRAYPTTSGVAVFRLTDHIRRLFTSAKVFLIDVPYGVDDLVSATKQVVAVNGLDDGCYIRPIVYLGYGEMGLNPLPCPVSVAIAAWPWGTYLGDEGVANGIRLKVSSWQRHDPNAVPTAAKGTGMYVNSSLAKVEALKAGYDEALLLAPDGRVSECTGENIFVVRGDRIVTPPTSESGALAGITQDSVRTIATDLGYEVVDEALVRTDLYTADEAFLTGTAAEVVPIREVDDRTVGEGRPGPVTQKIQETYFAAVRGQVDRYKDWLEYAE